In Desulfovibrio sp. X2, a single window of DNA contains:
- the lptB gene encoding LPS export ABC transporter ATP-binding protein, which yields MVSRLEARGLRKQYGQREVVKGVDLGLDQNEVFGILGPNGAGKTTTFYMLLGVIKPTEGKVFLDDTELTHWPLHLRARAGLSYLPQESSIFKKLTVRQNMEIILEHTGLSRKEQRARCDALLEELGITRLENSRAVHLSGGERRRLEIARALIRSPKFILLDEPFAGIDPLAVDDIKEIIRGLKDKGIGILISDHNVRETLSICDRASIVFEGTIILTGTPQEIAANPRARKVYLGEEFCL from the coding sequence ATGGTCAGCAGGCTCGAAGCGCGGGGATTGCGCAAGCAGTACGGCCAGCGGGAAGTGGTCAAGGGCGTTGATCTCGGCCTGGACCAGAACGAGGTCTTCGGCATTCTTGGGCCCAACGGCGCAGGCAAGACGACGACCTTCTACATGCTGCTCGGGGTCATCAAGCCGACCGAGGGGAAGGTCTTTCTGGACGACACGGAGCTGACGCACTGGCCGCTGCACCTGCGCGCCCGCGCCGGATTGTCCTACCTGCCGCAGGAGAGCTCCATCTTCAAGAAGCTCACCGTGCGCCAGAACATGGAGATCATCCTCGAGCACACCGGACTCTCGCGCAAGGAGCAGCGCGCGCGCTGCGACGCGCTCCTCGAGGAACTCGGCATCACGAGGCTCGAGAACTCCCGCGCCGTGCACCTCTCCGGCGGCGAGCGACGCAGGCTCGAGATCGCGCGGGCGCTCATCAGGAGCCCCAAGTTCATCCTCCTCGACGAGCCCTTCGCGGGCATCGACCCTCTGGCCGTGGACGACATCAAGGAGATCATCCGGGGGCTCAAGGACAAGGGCATCGGCATCCTCATCTCCGACCACAACGTGCGCGAGACCCTGTCCATCTGCGATCGCGCCTCCATCGTCTTCGAGGGCACGATCATCCTGACCGGCACTCCGCAAGAGATCGCGGCCAACCCGCGAGCGCGGAAGGTGTACCTCGGTGAGGAATTCTGCCTCTGA
- the rpoN gene encoding RNA polymerase factor sigma-54, translating to MALELRQQLKLSQQLVMTPQLQQAIKLLQLSRLELMETVQQELLENPFLEEGFEEAESERESPENAQPAEAEGVVHEMPSDEKSLQREADWDNYLGDFASASRQSQMREHEALDEGLSFEARLTAKPSLDGHLAWQTRLSNFTEEEKEIAENIIGNLNSSGYLSSTVDEIAHVTGSTPEAVESVLLRVQRFDPVGVAARDPRECLLVQLDVYGYDDPILLSLVSDHLEDLEKKRYKPLARKFKISLEELREYLDIIQTLDPMPGSSFGSGEPMYVSPDAYVYKFDDNFVIVLNEDGLPRLQLNSLYMDSLQGGKGKDKDYFQEKVRSAVWLMKSLYQRQRTLYKVIESIVRFQRDFFEEGVTHLRPLILKDVADDIGMHESTVSRITTNKYVATPHGIFELKFFFNSALSLDDGSEVGSESVKALIKQLIGEEDAKQPLSDERIVDILKDKLQVNIARRTVAKYRTALNIPSSSKRKQIF from the coding sequence ATGGCGCTCGAACTCAGACAGCAGCTCAAGCTTTCGCAACAGCTGGTGATGACCCCCCAGCTGCAGCAGGCCATCAAGCTCTTGCAGCTCTCCCGGCTCGAGCTGATGGAGACCGTGCAGCAGGAGTTGCTGGAAAATCCGTTTCTCGAGGAAGGCTTCGAGGAAGCGGAGAGCGAGCGCGAGTCCCCTGAGAACGCCCAGCCTGCGGAGGCCGAGGGCGTCGTCCACGAGATGCCCTCCGACGAGAAGAGTCTGCAGCGCGAAGCGGACTGGGACAACTACCTGGGCGACTTCGCCAGCGCCTCCCGCCAGTCCCAGATGCGCGAGCACGAGGCCCTCGACGAGGGGCTCTCCTTCGAAGCCCGCCTCACGGCCAAGCCGTCCCTCGATGGGCATCTGGCCTGGCAGACCCGCCTCTCGAATTTCACCGAAGAGGAGAAGGAGATCGCCGAGAACATCATCGGCAACCTCAACTCCTCCGGCTATCTTTCCTCCACGGTCGACGAGATCGCCCACGTCACCGGGAGCACTCCGGAGGCGGTGGAGTCGGTGCTCCTGCGCGTGCAGCGCTTCGACCCGGTGGGCGTGGCCGCCAGGGACCCGCGCGAATGCCTGCTGGTCCAGCTCGACGTCTACGGCTACGACGATCCGATCCTGCTCTCCCTGGTTTCCGACCATCTGGAGGACCTGGAGAAGAAGCGCTACAAGCCGCTTGCCCGCAAATTCAAGATCTCCCTGGAGGAACTCCGGGAATACCTGGACATCATCCAGACGCTCGATCCCATGCCCGGCTCGAGCTTCGGCTCGGGCGAGCCCATGTACGTCTCTCCGGACGCGTACGTGTACAAGTTCGACGACAACTTCGTCATCGTGCTCAACGAGGACGGGCTGCCCAGGCTGCAGCTCAACTCCCTGTACATGGACAGCCTGCAGGGCGGGAAGGGCAAGGACAAGGACTACTTCCAGGAGAAGGTGCGCTCGGCCGTGTGGCTGATGAAGAGCCTCTATCAGCGCCAGCGCACGCTCTACAAGGTCATCGAGAGCATCGTCCGCTTTCAGCGGGACTTCTTCGAAGAAGGCGTGACCCACCTGCGTCCCTTGATCCTCAAGGACGTGGCCGACGACATCGGGATGCACGAATCCACCGTCAGCCGCATCACGACCAACAAGTACGTGGCCACGCCGCACGGCATCTTCGAGCTCAAGTTCTTCTTCAACTCCGCCCTGAGCCTGGACGACGGAAGCGAGGTCGGCTCGGAGAGCGTCAAGGCGCTCATCAAGCAGCTCATCGGCGAGGAAGACGCGAAGCAGCCCCTGTCCGACGAACGGATCGTGGACATCCTGAAGGACAAGCTGCAGGTCAACATCGCGCGCCGCACGGTGGCCAAGTACCGCACGGCGCTCAACATTCCCTCGTCGAGCAAGCGCAAGCAGATTTTCTAA
- the raiA gene encoding ribosome-associated translation inhibitor RaiA — MNIAFNFKNFDPSDHLKDYAEKRFEKLEKYLANHDAAEVQVNLSVEKIRQMVEVIVSDDNLHLSANESADDMYSAIDLVVDKIVAQMKRIREKQKSKRAAKTADKSVRHEVFSFVGEGEDKSKSIVATDSFSPKPMDIEEAAMQLETLDYEFLVFRNAETERVNVVYRRRDGNFGIIDPGL, encoded by the coding sequence ATGAACATTGCCTTCAACTTCAAGAACTTCGATCCTTCCGACCACCTCAAGGACTATGCGGAGAAGCGCTTCGAGAAGCTTGAGAAATATCTTGCCAACCACGATGCCGCCGAGGTTCAGGTGAACCTCTCGGTGGAGAAGATCCGCCAGATGGTCGAAGTCATCGTCTCCGACGACAACCTGCACCTTTCGGCCAACGAGTCCGCGGACGACATGTACTCGGCCATCGATCTCGTCGTGGACAAGATCGTGGCCCAGATGAAGCGCATCCGCGAGAAGCAGAAGAGCAAGCGTGCGGCCAAGACCGCGGACAAGTCCGTGCGTCACGAGGTCTTCAGCTTCGTGGGCGAGGGCGAGGACAAATCCAAGAGCATCGTGGCCACCGACAGCTTCAGCCCGAAGCCCATGGACATCGAGGAGGCCGCCATGCAGCTCGAGACCCTGGACTACGAGTTCCTGGTCTTCCGCAACGCTGAGACCGAGCGGGTGAACGTTGTCTACCGGCGCAGGGACGGCAACTTCGGCATCATCGATCCCGGCCTCTAG
- a CDS encoding PTS sugar transporter subunit IIA, giving the protein MKLGDYLNPGLVLPDLSARSKEAVLAEMVEPLARTHPDIDRERAVSVLLERERLGTTGIGDGIAIPHGKIEGLSDIVLVAARCCEGIDFDALDHRPCQIFFLVLAPEEAAGQHLRVLAHISRLLKDSEFKKAFLSASDKESLLALLQGV; this is encoded by the coding sequence ATGAAACTCGGTGATTATCTGAACCCCGGGCTTGTGCTGCCCGACCTCTCGGCGAGGAGCAAGGAAGCTGTCCTCGCCGAGATGGTCGAGCCCCTGGCACGCACGCATCCGGACATCGATCGGGAACGCGCCGTCAGCGTCCTTCTGGAGCGCGAACGGCTCGGGACCACGGGAATCGGGGACGGCATCGCCATCCCCCACGGCAAGATCGAAGGGCTCTCCGACATCGTCCTCGTGGCGGCGCGCTGCTGCGAGGGCATCGACTTCGATGCCCTCGACCACAGGCCCTGCCAGATCTTTTTTCTCGTCCTTGCGCCGGAAGAGGCGGCCGGGCAGCACCTGCGCGTCCTTGCCCACATCTCGCGCCTGCTCAAGGATTCTGAATTCAAGAAGGCCTTCCTGTCCGCTTCGGACAAGGAAAGCTTGCTTGCGCTGCTGCAGGGCGTCTAG
- the rapZ gene encoding RNase adapter RapZ, which translates to MHAEPAFAIVVLTGLSGAGKSTALRVFEDMGFFCVDGLPAAMLPKLASLYKGQADRRTKGLALGLDIRQHDFLKDWEEALAELAAENVGVQVIFLEADQQELLRRYHETRRPHPLESEDLGLERALEEERKLLEPLRASAGLVIDTTQYSIHDLRRTLQGKWAFLNEGPRGLRIHIISFGFKYAAPKEADLMFDLRFLPNPYFDAELKPLTGKDPEVAAYVLDNPTGREFLQRFLGFMDYLVPLYSREGRFRLTIAIGCTGGHHRSVAVAERLFKELKAKNYAVTLEHRHIDRA; encoded by the coding sequence ATGCACGCGGAGCCGGCTTTCGCCATCGTCGTCCTGACCGGTCTTTCCGGGGCCGGGAAGAGCACGGCGTTGCGCGTCTTCGAAGACATGGGCTTCTTCTGCGTGGACGGCCTCCCTGCCGCGATGCTGCCCAAGCTGGCCTCCCTCTACAAGGGGCAGGCCGACCGCCGCACCAAAGGCCTCGCCCTGGGGCTGGACATACGCCAGCACGACTTTCTGAAGGACTGGGAAGAGGCGCTTGCCGAGCTCGCCGCGGAAAACGTCGGCGTGCAGGTGATCTTCCTGGAAGCCGACCAGCAGGAGCTGCTCAGGCGCTACCACGAGACGCGGCGTCCCCATCCTCTGGAATCCGAGGACCTGGGGCTCGAGCGTGCCCTGGAGGAGGAACGCAAACTTCTCGAGCCTTTGCGCGCCTCCGCGGGCCTGGTGATTGACACCACCCAGTATTCCATCCATGATCTGAGACGGACGCTCCAGGGGAAATGGGCCTTTCTGAACGAGGGGCCGCGCGGCTTGCGCATCCACATCATCTCCTTCGGCTTCAAGTACGCGGCGCCCAAGGAAGCGGACCTGATGTTCGACCTCCGCTTCCTGCCGAATCCGTATTTCGACGCCGAACTCAAGCCCCTCACCGGCAAGGATCCCGAAGTGGCCGCCTACGTCCTGGACAACCCCACGGGGCGCGAGTTCCTGCAGCGTTTCCTCGGCTTCATGGACTATCTGGTGCCGCTCTATTCGCGCGAGGGACGTTTCAGGCTGACCATCGCCATCGGCTGCACGGGCGGGCATCACCGTTCGGTGGCCGTGGCGGAGCGGTTGTTCAAGGAACTGAAGGCAAAGAACTACGCGGTGACCCTCGAGCACCGTCACATCGATCGGGCCTGA
- a CDS encoding PTS sugar transporter subunit IIA translates to MADSATNKITGILLVTHADYGKALIDAAKFIVGDQPRLASIGVDASSDVGATVGAIKECIKELDGGNGVLILTDMFGGTPTNLSLSLLTAGKVEVITGVNLPMLIKVLQHRGQTPQEMAGLAKNAGVQGIVVAGEVLRKKIAAS, encoded by the coding sequence ATGGCGGACAGCGCGACGAACAAGATCACCGGCATACTGCTGGTGACCCATGCCGACTACGGAAAGGCGCTCATCGATGCGGCCAAGTTCATCGTCGGAGACCAGCCGCGCCTTGCGAGCATCGGCGTGGACGCCAGTTCGGACGTGGGCGCCACGGTCGGCGCGATCAAGGAGTGCATCAAGGAGCTGGACGGCGGCAACGGCGTTCTCATCCTCACCGACATGTTCGGCGGCACCCCCACCAACCTCTCCCTGTCCCTGCTCACCGCCGGCAAGGTGGAGGTCATCACCGGCGTAAACCTGCCCATGCTCATCAAGGTCCTGCAGCACCGCGGCCAGACGCCGCAGGAGATGGCCGGGCTGGCCAAGAACGCAGGCGTGCAGGGCATCGTCGTGGCCGGCGAGGTGCTGCGCAAAAAGATCGCCGCGAGCTGA
- a CDS encoding PTS sugar transporter subunit IIB → MFWVRIDNRLVHGQIIEAWLPFTGAETLVVANDELAEDGLRQEIMALAIPEDISLHFARVQALPDLVASLSGSSSAPDVMVLFATCIDARRAYEAGLHFSSINIGNLHYSPGKKQICAHVAVSSEDESCLGFFSAEHVALDYRCVPNDPVQVKKRW, encoded by the coding sequence ATGTTCTGGGTGCGTATCGATAACCGTCTCGTGCATGGCCAGATCATCGAGGCCTGGCTCCCCTTCACCGGAGCGGAGACCCTGGTCGTGGCCAACGATGAACTCGCCGAGGACGGCCTGCGCCAGGAGATCATGGCCTTGGCCATCCCCGAGGACATCTCGCTCCATTTCGCGCGGGTGCAGGCGCTGCCCGATCTGGTGGCGAGCCTTTCCGGCAGCAGCAGCGCGCCCGACGTGATGGTCCTCTTCGCCACCTGCATCGACGCCCGCAGGGCCTATGAGGCGGGGCTGCACTTTTCGAGCATCAACATCGGCAACCTCCATTACTCTCCCGGCAAGAAGCAGATCTGCGCGCACGTGGCCGTGAGCAGCGAGGACGAAAGCTGTCTCGGGTTCTTCTCGGCCGAACACGTGGCCCTCGACTACCGCTGCGTGCCCAACGACCCCGTACAGGTGAAGAAACGGTGGTGA
- a CDS encoding PTS sugar transporter subunit IIC: MVSRHGFFFVLFSFFRFGLNTGFLERPLVIGLLWAAISGHAKTSLGVAVFFELLWIDLFPAGTFIPPHLVASTCAALGLASAFGLHAPQDALLCIIVAMPLGPLGAKLEQLLRSWQNRHYNSLVHDARHLGEGFAPERIVYRALAEMAIGSLACFGLALAALYAVMPALLPMWRDVTSPFDIGWVHMWLAASLGGILAVRWKRAYGLLAAATALLAMSGVFGTSSF; encoded by the coding sequence CTGGTATCTCGTCACGGCTTTTTTTTTGTCCTTTTCTCGTTCTTCCGCTTCGGCCTGAACACGGGCTTCCTTGAGCGGCCGCTGGTCATCGGGCTGCTCTGGGCCGCCATCTCGGGTCACGCCAAGACCTCGCTCGGCGTCGCCGTCTTCTTCGAGCTGCTCTGGATAGACCTCTTTCCCGCAGGGACCTTCATCCCGCCCCATCTCGTGGCTTCGACCTGCGCCGCGCTCGGCCTGGCCTCGGCCTTCGGCCTGCACGCGCCGCAGGACGCGCTGCTCTGCATCATCGTGGCCATGCCGCTCGGCCCCCTCGGGGCGAAGCTGGAGCAGCTCCTGCGCTCCTGGCAGAACCGCCACTACAACTCCCTGGTGCACGACGCCCGCCACCTCGGCGAGGGCTTCGCGCCCGAGCGGATCGTCTACCGCGCCCTGGCGGAGATGGCGATTGGCTCCCTCGCCTGCTTCGGCCTGGCCCTGGCCGCGCTCTACGCCGTCATGCCCGCGCTCCTTCCCATGTGGCGCGACGTGACCTCGCCGTTCGACATCGGCTGGGTGCACATGTGGCTGGCGGCGAGCCTCGGCGGCATCCTGGCCGTGCGCTGGAAGCGCGCCTACGGCCTGCTGGCCGCCGCCACCGCGCTCCTGGCCATGAGCGGCGTCTTCGGCACTTCCTCGTTCTAG